The proteins below are encoded in one region of Naumovozyma castellii chromosome 6, complete genome:
- the LTE1 gene encoding mitotic regulator LTE1 (ancestral locus Anc_7.74): MSQPMPELGIFSADDYYPVPSTSVITYNESRTNKIRKTVSKADIIALITYLSSPIDPVDYTIFSDFFLIYRDFLSPNELHELLILRFRWCILEILENKNVDVEKQKVGEVALIRTFVLLRHSILNYFVQDFLPDSHLRYMLLNFLNDNVYQTSPRIVSGSIVNLKRAWIHSAKQTWENIPFNEPSSVDFNEWLLFEIKDVIQMEEQLKRGSRLSEYAIQGSSSPDFRNRSVLSLYNSTDNFKLPESLDFNSNRTKQTASMMLYPNDNSNIPKIPIPKGKEPLKITLINDNKNDIRKISHLSKIAHMSTVIKDVDYPTSPAINRIIPPTPAKKVEFILNSLYIPEDNDETIEDNPRVKSTPPPIQSSLLQRGAIGLLARWKRNHTRNSRKEKIKTTQSGVNTPISKPDMDNFVKYVISITSLENTKSHASGEINDMITSKFDILSARTIDEVEYLISLENELQQKVRGQANLNNNNLKSIGLENTMPFEPPKDTANFSAMDNLDLYKTVSSLAQSVISLSNTLNKSTKLKIVNSPSLSALERRMVMSSFPALNGKVSSSSKIGIEDELVINITPPRAKNDGPQRLVFHDDGSTLSLPQTPTKSNRKSNIRHSSPLKNVLPNLNEVDLSDSVCSDDESFVSTISYDSLLSSKSFKHKSSRRSNLYSRPLTFKNEEQTLKKKTASKNLREFTFETSKLSLPSPTKSQGSPKATHIRQQHHLTPPVSLSPTDPLKMEAEDHLSPLNKLTPQTAIRPASGRISILRKSLSITQARRNTYAGPPKADLLRDPDFIKKERSLIESEHQLQELQDDLLERTSLQSSVATDNLFNSRKNSPKKVTAENKVRLSTTPSIYSILDDSSLSSGNTSYNDPARDSMQFTNDKRIDLREVFHNGSVQNVISNDLSSDAISGLSELKDNGINGVSNKYLFSPEEDNTDLISPGKDVEVLKNKFLKNETFEEESESIIDGIQEASDEGAMPNVDLDKEKLKDIADIPDDTGSGDPISIAMMKLEGTYKTNDDDNKTHEDSSSVQDLIKEVEMLNLKKLPTFPKSPLEKRKSLMIERRRQTIMNIPFTPQNSEEGLAIEDKCVSPLQVQTLVMNYEVQDSSLQISNNEHHIPFILMYDSKSIAEQMTLIEKELLSEIDWKDLLNLKIQYKGKAVTSWLQLLIQNETLSGVDLAIARFNLTVDWIVSEITLTRDVKMRRNTIQRFIHVAQYCREFQNYNTLMEIILALSSIVVQKFTDAWRLIEPGDMLLWEELKHIPSLDRNYSTIRNLLNSLDPKKGCIPFIVVYLSDLSLNSEKRNWIVDRKVVNYHKFETSVQIVKNFIQRVQWAKFYNIEVDHELLSKCVYITSLTNKEIDELAALK, translated from the coding sequence ATGTCACAACCCATGCCAGAGTTGGGTATATTTAGTGCTGATGACTACTATCCGGTTCCCTCAACCAGTGTGATTACCTATAATGAATCAAGAACTAACAAAATAAGGAAAACTGTTTCTAAGGCGGATATAATAGCATTGATCACCTATCTATCATCACCAATTGACCCTGTTGATTATACCATATTTTCCGATTTCTTCCTAATTTATAGAGACTTCCTATCACCCAATGAGTTACATGAATTACTAATATTACGATTCCGATGGTGCATCcttgaaattcttgaaaataaaaatgttGATGTCGAGAAGCAGAAAGTAGGTGAAGTGGCACTCATAAGGACATTTGTATTATTAAGACACTCCATTTTAAACTATTTTGTTCAGGACTTCCTGCCTGATTCACACTTGAGATATATGCTGCTGAACTTTTTAAATGATAACGTTTATCAAACGTCACCCAGAATTGTAAGTGGTTCTATtgtaaatttgaaaagagcCTGGATACATTCAGCAAAACAAACCTGGGAGAATATACCCTTTAATGAACCTAGTTCAGTTGACTTCAATGAGTGGCTtttgtttgaaataaaagatGTCATACAAATGgaagaacaattgaaacGAGGTAGTCGATTGAGTGAATATGCTATTCAAGGAAGTTCAAGTCCAGATTTTCGAAATAGAAGCGTACTATCTCTCTATAACAGTACAGACAATTTTAAATTACCAGAATCGTTagatttcaattccaatagAACTAAACAAACAGCATCAATGATGTTATACCCTAATGACAATTCCAATATACCcaaaattccaattcccAAAGGTAAAGAGCCTTTAAAGATAACACTAATTAATGACAATAAAAACGATATTCGAAAAATCAGCCACTTATCCAAGATTGCTCATATGTCAACAGTAATTAAAGATGTTGATTATCCCACCTCACCTGCAATCAATAGAATAATACCACCTACTCCTGCTAAAAAAGTTGAATTCATCTTAAACTCACTTTATATTCCCGAGGATAACGACGAAACTATAGAAGATAATCCAAGAGTCAAATCCACACCTCCACCAATTCAATCATCTTTACTTCAAAGAGGTGCTATTGGCCTGTTGGCTAGGTGGAAGAGAAATCATACACGCAACTCaaggaaagagaaaataaaaaccaCACAATCTGGCGTGAATACACCTATTTCAAAGCCAGATATGGATAACTTCGTCAAGTATGTCATATCTATAACATCCTTAGAAAATACTAAAAGCCATGCTTCCGgagaaataaatgatatGATAACGTCCAAATTCGATATATTAAGTGCAAGAACAATCGATGAAGTTGAATATCTAATATCGTTAGAGAATGAGCTTCAACAGAAGGTGAGAGGCCAGGCGAacttgaataataataatctgAAATCCATTGGTCTTGAAAATACAATGCCATTTGAACCTCCAAAAGATACTGCCAATTTTAGTGCGATGGATAATTTGGATCTTTATAAGACTGTCAGTTCACTTGCACAATCGgtaatttcattatccaaTACTTTGAACAAGTCTACGAAACTTAAGATAGTTAATAGTCCGTCTTTATCAGCGCTTGAGAGACGTATGGTGATGAGTTCTTTTCCTGCTTTAAATGGCAAGGTAAGTTCATCATCGAAAATTGGAATAGAAGACGAATTAGTCATAAATATCACCCCACCAAGAGCAAAAAACGATGGACCTCAAAGATTGGTATTCCATGATGATGGTAGTACATTATCTTTACCACAAACCCCCACTAAATCTAATAGGAAATCGAATATTCGACATTCTTCTCCCTTAAAAAATGTATtaccaaatttaaatgaaGTGGATTTGTCTGATAGCGTGTGttcagatgatgaatcatTTGTTTCGACGATAAGTTATGACTCACTGTTATCTTCTAAATCATTTAAACATAAGTcatcaagaagaagcaaTTTATATAGTCGCCCTCTGACCTTTAAGAACGAAGAACAAACgttaaaaaaaaaaacagCAAGCAAAAATTTAAGAGAGTTCACATTTGAAACATCGAAACTATCTTTACCAAGCCCTACGAAATCGCAAGGGAGTCCAAAGGCTACTCATATTCGACAACAACATCATTTGACTCCACCCGTATCCTTATCTCCAACAGATCCGTTAAAGATGGAAGCTGAAGATCATCTTTCACCATTAAATAAACTAACGCCACAGACAGCAATACGACCAGCCAGTGGAAGAATTAGCATCTTAAGAAAATCCCTGTCTATTACACAAGCCAGAAGAAATACATATGCGGGCCCTCCAAAAGCTGATCTACTGAGAGATCCTGATTTTATTAAGAAGGAGAGATCTCTCATTGAAAGTGAACATCAACTACAAGAGTTACAAGACGACCTATTAGAGAGAACTTCTTTACAATCCAGCGTTGCCACAGATAATCTGTTCAATTCTAGGAAAAACAGCCCCAAGAAAGTAACCGCTGAGAATAAAGTCAGACTGTCAACAACACCAAGCATTTATTCCATCTTAGATGATAGTTCATTATCATCGGGCAACACTTCGTATAACGATCCTGCACGAGATAGCATGCAATTCACAAATGATAAACGGATCGACTTGAGGGAAGTTTTCCATAATGGATCTGTTCAAAATGTAATTTCTAATGATTTATCAAGCGACGCCATATCTGGTCTTTCTGAACTAAAAGATAACGGAATAAATGGTGtttccaataaatatttattttcccCTGAGGAGGACAATACCGACTTAATATCACCTGGAAAAGACGTCGAAGTTTTAAAAAACAAGTTCttaaaaaatgaaacgtttgaagaagaatcagAATCAATTATTGATGGTATCCAAGAAGCCTCTGACGAGGGTGCAATGCCAAACGTGGACTTAGACAAAGAGAAACTCAAAGATATTGCCGATATTCCGGATGATACTGGAAGTGGTGATCCCATTTCCATAGCAATGATGAAACTCGAAGGTACTTATAAGACCAACGATGATGACAACAAAACTCATGAGGATAGTTCAAGTGTTCAGGATCTTATCAAAGAAGTGGAGatgttaaatttgaaaaagttaCCGACTTTCCCAAAGAGCCCAttagaaaaaagaaaatctttgatgattgaaagaagaagacaaaCTATTATGAATATACCATTCACTCCTCAGAATTCAGAAGAAGGTCTTgcaattgaagataaatgTGTTTCCCCATTACAGGTTCAGACCTTAGTAATGAATTACGAAGTTCAAGATTCATCTCTAcaaatttccaataatgaaCATCATATTCCATTTATTCTCATGTATGACTCTAAATCCATTGCAGAACAGATGACGTTGATTGAGAAGGAACTCTTGTCAGAAATTGATTGGAAAGATTTgctgaatttgaaaattcaataCAAAGGGAAGGCTGTTACAAGTTGGCTACAATTACTGATCCAAAATGAAACGCTTTCAGGAGTTGACCTAGCCATTGCTCGATTCAATCTAACAGTTGATTGGATTGTATCTGAAATTACTCTTACACGCGATGTTAAAATGAGAAGAAATACAATTCAACGTTTTATCCATGTAGCGCAATATTGTCGTGAATTTCAGAACTATAATACGCTAATGGAAATTATTTTAGCTTTAAGCTCAATAGTCGTACAAAAATTCACTGATGCCTGGAGACTGATTGAACCCGGTGATATGTTGCTGTGGGAAGAGCTTAAACACATACCTTCATTAGATAGGAACTACTCGACAATCAGGAACC